The following coding sequences are from one Seonamhaeicola sp. ML3 window:
- a CDS encoding DUF1501 domain-containing protein, whose amino-acid sequence MKRRNFIKLSATASVIGLTPFQIQAALKTFIPINCPDISGRKLVLVNLRGANDGLNSIVPLNQYDVYSNLRPTIKVPESGLNKYITLDSTLPEEQQVGLNPALASFKPLYEKGILRIVQGVGYPSQNKSHFKSTDLYFTGNDGNSMQNGLDTGWMGRFMEQYYSDLIVESFPLAIEIGSNQTSLGFHAEEAHGLSLNITGQDPAGFYNVISGLGGENPTNIPDSDYGKQLEFISNTDSLTNTYAASISNAFNKGKNDVTYPDTDLADQLKTVARLISGDLGSKIYMVRIGGFDTHNAQVQAQGDVLGRHHALLTELSESIDAFTADLESQNLSEDVVGVTFSEFGRKAAENGNLGTDHGEIAPMFIFGKPVSGGMTGINPDLSEAVQDNNWQIKTVQYDYRQTFATLLQDFLGADNAIIDNTFFNHSLNDSFTNLKIEDILRAEYDISKNCVSNSNPGEGNPKNWLLYPNPCKDYINMSGITTSETVSYRIYNSSGLFLTESSSTIVDGSAEVAMFTLSSGVYFIEILGGKKEIHKIIKI is encoded by the coding sequence ATGAAAAGAAGAAATTTTATAAAATTATCGGCAACCGCTTCTGTTATTGGACTTACTCCGTTTCAAATTCAAGCTGCTTTAAAAACTTTTATTCCTATAAATTGTCCGGATATTTCTGGCAGAAAACTGGTCTTAGTTAACCTTAGAGGTGCGAACGACGGTTTGAACAGTATTGTTCCGCTTAACCAATACGATGTTTATAGTAATCTTAGACCTACCATAAAAGTGCCAGAAAGCGGACTTAACAAATACATCACTCTAGACAGTACTTTACCAGAAGAACAACAGGTTGGTCTAAATCCGGCATTAGCAAGTTTTAAACCGCTTTACGAAAAAGGTATTTTGAGAATCGTTCAGGGTGTTGGTTACCCCTCGCAAAATAAAAGTCACTTCAAATCTACAGATCTTTACTTTACCGGAAACGACGGAAACAGTATGCAGAATGGTTTAGACACCGGTTGGATGGGTAGATTTATGGAACAATATTATTCAGATTTAATAGTTGAGTCATTCCCTTTAGCCATTGAAATTGGTTCAAACCAGACCTCGCTTGGGTTTCATGCTGAAGAAGCTCATGGTCTGTCTCTTAACATAACGGGGCAAGATCCAGCTGGTTTTTATAATGTTATTAGTGGTTTGGGAGGAGAAAACCCAACAAATATTCCAGATTCAGATTACGGAAAACAGTTAGAATTTATTAGCAATACCGATAGCCTAACAAACACTTATGCTGCCTCTATATCAAACGCGTTTAACAAAGGTAAAAATGATGTTACTTATCCAGATACAGATTTAGCAGATCAATTAAAAACTGTGGCACGTCTAATTAGTGGCGATTTAGGATCTAAAATATACATGGTAAGAATTGGTGGGTTCGATACACACAACGCTCAAGTACAAGCACAGGGCGATGTTTTAGGAAGACACCATGCCTTGTTAACTGAACTCTCTGAGAGTATCGATGCTTTTACAGCCGACTTAGAAAGTCAAAATCTATCTGAGGATGTTGTTGGCGTTACGTTTTCTGAGTTTGGTAGAAAAGCTGCCGAAAACGGCAATCTAGGAACCGATCATGGTGAAATAGCGCCAATGTTTATATTTGGAAAACCCGTCTCTGGAGGTATGACAGGAATAAACCCCGATTTATCTGAGGCCGTTCAGGATAATAACTGGCAGATTAAAACTGTGCAATATGACTACAGGCAGACCTTTGCTACTTTACTTCAGGATTTCCTTGGAGCAGACAATGCTATTATAGATAATACATTCTTTAACCACTCTTTAAATGATAGTTTCACTAATTTAAAAATTGAAGATATTTTAAGAGCTGAATATGACATTTCTAAGAATTGTGTTTCCAACAGCAATCCAGGCGAGGGAAATCCAAAAAACTGGCTCTTATACCCTAACCCATGTAAAGATTACATAAACATGTCTGGTATCACTACTTCTGAAACAGTAAGTTATAGAATTTATAATTCGTCTGGGCTTTTCCTTACAGAAAGCTCTAGTACGATAGTAGATGGCAGCGCTGAAGTTGCTATGTTTACACTAAGTTCTGGAGTTTATTTCATTGAGATTTTAGGTGGCAAAAAAGAAATCCATAAAATCATTAAAATATAG
- a CDS encoding DUF1800 family protein, with protein sequence MASLNPLSSNLDLRKAKHLLRRATFNYNKAELDALVGLTATEAVNSLTSNTPYVINEPYDPLPTSSPDGFWTSSSEHPNSFDGQGRKRAHVAAWWWHNAVNQTTLKYKLSFFLHTCFTVGKDSGVGAATFFFDHLRLLDFYALGNIKTLATKITLDNGMLDYLDNTQNNKNNPNENYAREYLELFTILKGEQIGEDNYTNYTEIDIQQAAKVFSGFKKKGDRNGDIDPETNIPIGYINANQHDPKDKTFSSAFNNQVITGRNTKEGILDELKDFVDMVFSQEETSKSYCRKLYRYFVKSNISASVETDIITPLAEIMVNNNYEILPVVTALLSSEHFYDADDDDSTDHTIGAIIKSPLQLLSEVVSLFEVKYPDPETQALWYYRNFFLRYIHNAYFKSSGMEFFNPDSVAGYPAYYQEPGFDRNWFSSNTIIGRYTLMPVLFTRNNIYTDIDTVIFVETKIDPEEAKYPETLILALANLMFPENIDTDRTDYFKSILLGGAGDYNWTGAWLQYINTHSEDDKITVKTRLDSLILSLVNAAEFQLM encoded by the coding sequence ATGGCTTCACTTAATCCGCTCAGTTCAAATTTAGACCTAAGGAAGGCAAAACACCTGCTTAGGAGAGCTACTTTTAACTATAACAAAGCAGAGTTAGATGCATTAGTTGGACTCACTGCTACCGAAGCAGTTAATAGCCTAACATCTAACACACCATATGTAATCAACGAGCCCTACGATCCTCTACCCACATCGTCTCCAGACGGCTTTTGGACCTCTTCAAGTGAACATCCAAATTCTTTCGATGGTCAAGGCAGGAAAAGAGCTCATGTAGCTGCATGGTGGTGGCACAATGCTGTAAATCAAACTACTTTAAAATATAAGTTGTCATTCTTTTTGCATACCTGCTTTACAGTAGGTAAAGACTCTGGTGTCGGCGCAGCAACATTCTTTTTTGACCACCTTCGCTTACTGGATTTTTATGCCCTTGGGAATATTAAAACATTGGCAACAAAAATCACTTTAGATAATGGTATGCTGGATTATTTGGATAATACTCAAAATAACAAAAACAATCCTAATGAAAACTATGCAAGAGAGTATCTAGAACTATTTACCATTCTAAAGGGGGAACAAATTGGAGAGGATAATTATACTAATTATACCGAAATAGATATCCAGCAAGCTGCCAAAGTCTTTTCTGGATTTAAAAAGAAAGGTGACAGAAATGGTGACATTGACCCCGAAACCAATATACCCATTGGGTATATCAATGCAAATCAACACGACCCAAAAGACAAAACGTTTTCCAGCGCATTTAACAACCAGGTAATTACTGGAAGAAACACAAAAGAAGGTATTTTAGACGAGCTGAAGGACTTTGTTGATATGGTGTTTTCTCAAGAAGAAACCTCTAAGTCATATTGTAGAAAACTCTACAGGTATTTTGTAAAAAGTAATATTTCAGCATCGGTTGAAACCGACATTATTACACCTCTTGCGGAAATAATGGTTAATAATAATTATGAAATTTTACCTGTAGTAACGGCACTGCTATCTAGTGAACATTTTTATGATGCAGATGACGACGATAGTACAGACCACACGATAGGCGCTATAATTAAGAGTCCATTGCAATTACTTTCTGAAGTCGTTTCCCTGTTTGAAGTGAAATACCCTGATCCAGAAACACAAGCTCTATGGTATTACAGAAACTTCTTCTTGAGATACATACACAATGCCTATTTTAAAAGCTCGGGAATGGAGTTTTTCAATCCAGATTCTGTAGCCGGTTACCCTGCATATTATCAAGAGCCTGGATTTGACAGAAATTGGTTTTCTTCAAATACGATTATAGGCAGATATACCCTCATGCCCGTTTTATTTACTAGAAATAATATTTATACAGATATTGATACAGTTATTTTCGTTGAAACTAAAATTGACCCCGAAGAGGCTAAATACCCTGAAACATTAATTTTAGCTTTGGCCAACTTAATGTTTCCTGAAAACATCGACACCGACAGAACAGACTACTTTAAAAGCATATTATTAGGTGGTGCAGGCGATTATAATTGGACTGGTGCATGGTTACAATATATTAACACGCACAGTGAAGATGATAAAATCACAGTTAAAACCAGACTTGATTCGTTAATTCTTTCTTTGGTTAATGCAGCAGAATTTCAACTAATGTAA